Genomic segment of Anaeromyxobacter sp.:
CCGGGATCTCCATGGCCTTCAGGAAGGTGTAGGCCATGGCGCCGCCGATGCAGATGCAGCTGGCCTTGGCCATCAGGTTCTCGAGCACCTTGATCTTGTCGGACACCTTGGCGCCGCCCACCAGCGCCACGAAGGGCGGCTTGGGGTTGCCGAGGGCCTTGCCGAGGTACTCGACCTCCTTCTGGATGAGGAAGCCGGCCGCCTTCTCCTTGACGAAGCGGGCCATGCCCGCCGTCGAGGCGTGGGCCCGGTGGGCCGTGCCGAAGGCGTCGTTGACCCAGACGTCGCAGAGCGACGCCAGCTCCTTGCAGAAGGCCTCGTCGTTCTTCTCCTCCTCGGGGTGGAAGCGGAGGTTCTCGAGCAGCAGGACGCCGCCCTCCTTGAGGTCCTTGACCAGCTTCTTCACCCCGTCGCCGACGCAGTCGTCGGCCAGGATGACGTCCTGGGAGAGGAGCTCGGAGAGCCGGACGGCCGCCGGCTCGAGGGTGAACTTCTCCTTGTCCTCCGGCTTGCCCTTGGGGCGGCCCAGGTGGGAGGCCAGGATCACCTTGGCCTTGGCGGCCATGGCGAACTGGATGGTCGGCAGCGCCGCGCGGATGCGCGCGTCGTCGGTGACCCGCCCCTGCTCGTCGAGCGGGACGTTGAAGTCCACGCGGATGAAGACCCGCTTCCCCGCGAGCTGCAAGGTGTCGATGGTCTTGATGGGCATGGCCGTCCCCTCCCCCTGGCGGCGCGGACTACAGCAGGTACTTGGCCACGTCGAGCATGCGGTTCGAGAAGCCCCACTCGTTGTCGTACCAGGCGAAGACCTTGGCCAGCGTCCCGTCGCCGATGACGGCGGTGTTGGTGGCGTCGAAGATCGAGCTGTGGGGGTTGCCGTTGTAGTCGATGGAGACGGTCGGCTCCTCCGAGTAGAGCAGCACGCCCTTGAGCGGGCCGGCGGCGGCGGCCTTGAAGGCGGCGTTGATGGCCTCCACCGTGGTGGCCTTCTCCAGCTGCACGGTCAGGTCCACCAGCGACACGTTGGGCGTCGGCACGCGCACGGCGCAGCCGTTGAGCTTGCCCTTGAGCGCCGGGATGACCTCGGCCACGGCCTTGGCGGCGCCGGTGGAGGACGGGATCATCGACAGCGCGGCGGCGCGGGCCCGGCGCAGGTCCTTGTGCGGCAGGTCGAGCAGGTTCTGGTCGTTGGTGTAGCTGTGGATGGTGGTCATCAGCCCCTGCTTGATGCCGAAGTTCTCGAGCAGGACCTTGGCCACCGGGGTCAGGCAGTTGGTGGTGCAGGAGGCGTTGCTGATGATCTTGTGCTTCGCCTTGTCGATGCTGGTGTGGTTGATGCCGAAGGCCACCGTGATGTCCGGGCCGGTGGCGGGGGCGGAGATCAGCACCCGCGGCGCGCCGGCGGCCAGGTGGGTCTCGGCCTTCTCGCGCGCCGTGAACAGGCCGGTGCACTCCATCACCAGGTCCACCTTGTTGGCGGCGTGGGGGAGCTCGGCCGGGTTCTTGATGGCGGTGACCTGGATCTCCTTGCCGTTCACCAGGATGCCGGTGGCGGTGGCCTTCACCTCGGCGTCGAGGACGCCGTGCACCGAGTCGTACTTGAGGAGGTGCGCCAGGGTCTTGGTGTCGGTGAGGTCGTTGATGGAGACGAACTCGAGGTCCTTCTCCGCCCGCTTGATGGCGGCGCGAAGGACGCAGCGCCCGATCCGACCGAAACCGTTGATAGCAATGCGCGCCATGGTGGCTCCTCCCCAGGTGATGGTGGTGAAATGGGGCCAGAAACTACTTGCAGAGGACGGGGGTGTCAACGTGACGAAAGGTCCCGTCCCGAAAGGGAAAAAAAGGACGGCGCCGCGGGTGGGCGCCGTCCTCCTCTCGGTGCTGCGCGCTGCGAAGGGTCCGGCCCTACAGGGCGGCCCGCCAGCCGCCGGCGTCGCCGCCTCGCGAGGCGGCCGCGGGCGGCAGATCGTGCCCGGCCTTGAGGTCCTGGGTGACGAGGTCGATGAGCTCGGTGGAGAGGCTCAAGATCTGGTTCGGCGTGTAGCCGCTGCCGCGCAGCTCCTTGAAGAGCGACTTGGCGAGGATCTTGGTTCCCTTGACGTCGAGCATGGCTGGTACCATTGGGTTTCTCCCCCGGGGCGGTGAAGCGTGGGCCGCTCTGTCGGTGGTCCGGAGGACAGCAAGCGGGGGGCCAATCCTGGCCCAGGGGCGATATCGCCAGGCGTTGCAGGCAGTTGAGCCGGATTGCCCGCCGTGCGGGCAGGCGTCGAGGTGCGTAGGCGGGTTCGCGAATGGCCCGTGCGGCCGGGCTGGTGCGTACCTGGGTTCGCGCCCCCGGCGAGGCCGACGGGGGATAGGGCCGGAGCGGGGCGCAGCCGCGCCGCGGCCGGTAACCAGGAGAGCGGAGAGCTGATCGCCATGCGGTACCGAGTGCAGAACATCCCGCTCTGGCTGGAGGAGGACGAGGCGCTGCTGGTGCGCCGCGCCGCCGAGCGGCTGGGCGTCGCGGCGGGCGCGCTCTCGGAGGCGCAGGTGGTGCGCCGCTCGCTCGACGCCCGCAAGAAGGGCCGGCCTCGCTGGCTGGTGAACCTGGAGGTGACGCTGGCCGGGCCGGTCCGCGGCGCGCCCGCCGACGTGGTGCCGGCCCCCCCCGCGACTCCCGCCCCGGCCCGGGTCCGGCCCCCGGCGGCCCGTCCCATCATCCTGGGCGCCGGTCCGGCCGGGCTCTTCTGCGCCTGGGGGCTCCTTCAGCGCGGCGTGCCCTCGCTGGTGGTCGACCGCGGCCGGCAGGTGTCGCCGCGGCGCCGCGACGTGGCCGCCCTGATGCGCGACGGCACGCTCGACCCCGAGTCCAACATGAACTTCGGGGAGGGGGGCGCCGGCGCCTACACCGACGGCAAGCTGGGCACCCGCATCCACCACCCGGCGGTGCGCACGGTGGTGGAGCTGTTCGCCCGCTTCGGCGGGGTGGGGCGCATCCTGGCCGAGGGCAAGCCGCACGTGGGGTCCGATCTCCTGCCGTCGGCCATCTCGGCCATGGTGGCGGAGCTGACCGCCGGCGGCTGCGAGTTCCTGTGGGGCGCCCGGGCGGTGGACCTGGAGCTGCGCCAGGGGCGCTTCACCGGCCTGCGCCTGGCCGACGGCCGCACCCTCGACTCCGACCGGCTGGTGCTGGCGCCGGGCAACAGCGCCCGCGAGCTCTTCGAGCTCTTCGCCGAGCGCGGCTGGCCGCTGGAGGCCAAGCCCTTCGCGGTGGGCTTCCGCGCCGAACACCCCCAGCCGCTCATCGACCGGATCCAGTACGGCCTCTCCGAGCGGCCGAAGACCCTGCCGCCGGCCGACTACAAGCTGGCCGACAACCCGGTGGTGGACGGCGGGGCCCGCGGGGTCTTCTCCTTCTGCATGTGCCCCGGCGGCGTGGTGGTGCCCACCCCCACCGAGGCCGGCATGCTCTGCACCAACGGCATGTCCAACAGCCACCGCTCCTCGCCCCTGGCCAACGCCGGGGTGGTGGTGGCGGTCTCGCCGGCCGACTACGCCGCCGAGGGCTTCACCGGCCCGCTGGCCGGCCTGGCGTGGCAGCGCAAGTGGGAGCGGGCCGCCTTCGCCCTGGGCGGCGGCGGCTTCCGGGCCCCGGCCCAGCGGCTGGCCGCCTACCTGGCCGGCACGCCGGGCGCGCCCCCGGGCCGCTCGAGCTACCGGCCCGGCCTGACCCACGCCGACCTCTCGCCGCTCTACCCTGCGGCGGTGCGCGACGCGCTCAAGGCCGGGCTGCGCGCCTTCGACCGGCGCATGCGCGGCTACGTCACCGACGAGGCGGTGCTGATCGGCATCGAGTCGCGCACCAGCGCGCCCTGCCGCCTGCTGCGCGGCGAGGACCTGGTCTCGCCTGGCCTGCCCGGCGTCTACCCGTGCGGCGAGGGGGCGGGCTACGCCGGCGGCATCGTCTCCTCGGCGGTGGACGGGCTGCGGGTGGCCGAGGCCATCGGCGCCGAGCTCGGGCCGGCCTGAGGGCGACGGTGCGCTACCTGGTCCGCGATCGCGACGGGCGCGAGCTCACCGTCCCCTCCCTGGCCGACCTGGCCGCGCTGCACCGCCAGGGGTTCCTCGGCGACGAGGACCTGGTGCGCCGCGAGACCTCCGCCCGGTGGGAGCGGGTGGCCGACCTGGCCGCGCTCGGCGCCACCCGGGGGCGGCAGCGGACCCGCGACCTGCGCTGGGTGGTGGCGGTGCTCTTCGCCGCCGTCACGCTGGTGGCGGCGCTGGCGCTGCTGCGGCTGGCGCGGGGGCCGTGAGGTCCTGGCGGCCTAGCGGCCGTAGTCGTCCTGCACCCGCACCACGTCCTCCACCTCGGGGGTGGAGACCTCCCAGACGTCGCAGTCGGTGACCGCGCGCATCCGGTGGATGGTGCCGGGCCGGACCCGGAAGCTCTGGCCCGGCTGCCAGGGGTGGTCCACCAGGCGGCCGTCCTGCTGCAGCACCAGCACCATCTGGCCCGAGGCCAGGTGGATCGTCTCGTCCTTCTGCACGTGGTACTGGAGCGAGAGCTGGAAGCCGGCCTTCACGTGGAGCAGCTTGCCCACGTACTTCTCCGACTGGGCCCACCACAGCTCGTAGCCCCAGGGCTTCTCGACGCGCTTCGGCTGGTCGAAGGTGCTCATGCGGCGGCGGACTGTAGCCTAGCGGGAGGCCACCACCAACCCCTTGGCGCCGCTCCTGGCGGTGAAGCCCTTGAGGAACCTCTCGGCCTCGGGCTTGGTGGTGAAGGCGCCGCCGACGCGGACCCGGTAGAGGCGCCCCTTGCCGGAGATCTCGGCGGCCTCGACGCGCGGCGACCAGGCCTTGAGCTTGCCGGCCAGGCGGTCGGCCTCCACCTTGCTCGGGGTGGCCACCACCTGCACGGCGAAGGCGCCCCGCGCCGCGGGCCTGGAGGCCGGGCTGGCCACCGCCGGGGCGGCGGCCGTCGCGGCCGGCGGGCCGGCCGGCGCGGGCTCGACCGCCGCGGGGGCCGGCTGGGCCATCGCCACCGCGGCCACTGCCACCGCGGCCGGCGCCGGCGGGGCGGCCTGCTGGACGGGCTCCTCGGGCGGCGGGACGCGATCCCTGGTGAGCCGGTCGTGGAAGGTGAGCGCGTCCTCGCGCCCGGCCGGCGTGGCCGGCGGCTCGTCGAGCGCCGCCAGGGCGTCTCCGCGGGTGGCCTCCAGCTGCTTGACCGCCAGCTGCCGGCCGATGTTGAGGCCCAGCACGAACACCACGCCCAGCAGCACCAGCGCCCCGACCACCACCGAGGCGATCTGCCGGCCGTCCAGCGCCAGCTCGACCCGGTCCCTGACCTTCACGTTGTCGCCGTCCATGACCCCACCGATCCCGCGGCCCTGGAAGGGCCCCTCAGCCCCCGGCCGCGCGCTGCGGCGAGTCTAGGCGTCGGCGGTGATATCGCCAGTTTCCTGACTGTCCATCCGCTCGGGGGCCGAGACGCCCAGCACGGCCAGGCCGTTGGCCAGCACCTGGGCCAGGGCCCGGCACAGGAAGAGGCGGGCCCTGGTGCGGACCGGGTCGGACCCCACCACCTTCTCGCCGGTGCGGGCGCCGTGCGTGTACCAGGAGTGGAAGGCCGCGATGGTCTCCTGGAGGTAGAAGGCCACCCGGTGCGGCTCGAAGGCCAGCGCCGCGCCGGCCAGCAGGTCGGGGAAGGCGGCGATGCGCCGGATCAGGTCCTGCTCCTCCGGCGAGTCGAGCGCGCGGGCGTCGCCGAGGTCGAAGGCGGGCAGCGCCACCGAGGACTCCGCGGCCTTGCGGAAGATGGCGTGCAGGCGGGCGTGGCCGTACTGGACGTAGTAGACCGGGTTGTCCATGGTCTGCTGCTTCATCAGGTCCAGATCGAAGTCCAGCGGCGCGTCGGAGCGGCGGGTGAAGAAGCCGAAGCGGGTGGCGTCGCGCCCCACCTCGTCGAGCACCTCGCGCAGCCAGACCACGTTGCCGGCCCGCTTGCCCATCTTCACGGCCTCGCCGCCGCGGGTCAGGTTGACCATCTGGATCAGCACCACGTGCAGGTCGGTGCGGGCGTAGCCCAGCGCCTGCAGCGCCGCGTGCAGGCGCGGCACGTAGCCGCCGTGGTCGGCGCCCAGCACGTCGATGAGCAGCTCGGCGCGCTGCCGCTTCTCCCAGTGGTAGGCGATGTCGGCGCAGAAGTAGGTGGGCGTGCCGTCGGCCTTCTTGACCGGCCGGTCCACCTCGTCGCCGTAGGCGGAGGAGCGGAACAGGGTCAGGTCGTCCTCGACGGTGACGCCGTCCTCCTCGGGCTGCGGCGGCGGCGGGGGGGCCCCCTTCTTCGACTTGGGGGGCGGCAGCTTGCCCACGTACACCAGGTCGCGCGCCTCCAGGTCCTTGACGAAGCGGTCCACCGTGCCGGACTGGTAGAGCGCCTTCTCGCTGGACCAGCGGTCGAAGGTGATGTCCACGGCGGCCAGGTCGCCCCGGATCATGCCGAGCACGTGCTCCACGGCGCGATCGCGGAACAGGTCCAGCCAGGCGGCCTCGGGCGCGTCGAGCCAGCGGTCGCCCTGCTCGGCCGCCAGGCCGGCGGCGATCTCCTTCACGTACTCGCCAGGGTAGGCCTTGGGCGGGAAGACCACCTGGCGCCCCAGCGCCTCCTGGTAGCGCAGGTGGACCGAGCGGGCCAGGGTCTGCACCTGGGCGCCGTAGTCGTTGACGTAGTACTCGCGGGTCACGTCGAAGCCGGCCCACCGCAGCAGGCTCTGCACCCCATCGCCGGTCACGGCGTTGCGCCCGTGGCCCACGTGCATGGGGCCGGTCGGGTTGGCCGAGACGTACTCGACGATGACCTTCTTCCCCTGCCCCACCGCGGTGCGCCCGTAGGCCGGCCCCTCGGCCACGGCCCGCTCCAGGGCCCGCAGCCACAGGTCGGGCGCCAGCCGCAGGTTGATGAAGCCGGGGCCGGCGATCTCCAGCGAGGTGAGGTCGCCGCCCACGTCCACGGCGCGGAGCAGCTCCACGATGGCGGCGGCCAGCTGGCGCGGCGGCTGCCCGGCCGCCTTGGCCAGCACCATGGCGGCGTTGAGCGCGAAGTCGCCGTGCCTGGGATCGCGCGGCGCATCGACGCTGAAGGCCACCGGCGCGTCGGGCCAGCGCCCCTCCGCGGCGCCGCGGGCCAGCGCGGCGCGGACCAGCTCCATCACGCGATCTCGGACCATAGGGCGCGAGGTCATACCGGCTGCGCCGCGACCCCGCAAGGCCCGGGCGGCGGCCGGGGCGCGGGCCGGCGCGGCCGGAAAATGGACGCCGCGCCGTTCGCCGGTAGCATCCCCTGCCGATGGCGCCGCACCGGAAGCTCCTCGTCGTGGCCGCGCTCGCCGCTGGCTGCGCGACAGGAGCGCCGAGGCCAGCCGCCACCCACCTGCCCCCGCCCGCCCGGGAGAGCCGGGCCGGCACCCTCCAACGGGGTGCCGGCCCGGTGGCTGTCTCGCCCCCGCCCGGTCCGCCGCCGCGCGGCGGCCGCGACGCCGCGGTGCAGCGGGCCCTCGACTCCGCCCGCAGCCTGGTGGGGCGGCGCGACATCGTGGTGGACGGGGTCCGCTTCGGCGACGGCTGCGCGGCGCTGGTGCGCGCCGCCTACCAGCAGGCCGGCCGGCCCCTGCCCGCCGGGGTGGACGACGTGGCCGCCCTGCACGCCCTGGCCAGGCGCGAGAAGGCGCTGCGCAAGGGCAAGCCGGCGCCCGGCGACCTGGTGTTCCTGGCGGACCGCCCCGGCGGTGCGCCCGAGCACGTGGGGATCGTGGAGCGGGTGACCGAGGGCGGCACCGCCACCGTGTTCCACCGCACCGGGCGCGGGGTGGTGCGCCTGCGCGTCAACGCCGGCCAGCCCTGGAAGGCCCGCGGCGACGACGGGAAGATCCTCAACGACGTGCTGGTGGTGGGCGGCGGCCGGGTCCCGGTGGGGCGCCTGCTGGTGGCCTTCGCCAGCCTGCTCTGACCCCCGCGCGTCCGCGCTCCCTCGCCGTCAGCCCCCGCCCGGCGTCTCCGGCGCCCTCGGCGCCGGTCTGGGCGGCCCGGGCGGCGGCATCACGATGCGCGTCGGCTCGGGCAGCGGCGCCAGCCCCGAGGGCTCAGGCGTGGGCGCCGCCGGCGCCGCCGGCGCGGGGGCCGCGGCCGCGGCGGCCGCGGGTGGCGGCGGGGTGTCCGCAGCGGGCCGCGGCGTCACGGCCTGGCCGGCGCCGGCGCCGGCGGGGCGCGGCACCGGCGAGCGGACCGGCGCAGCGGGAGCGGCCGCGGCCGGAGGCGGCGCCGGGGGGGGAGAGGCCAGCCGGGACTTGAACCGCTGGGCCCGCTCGTGGCGCGGGTTGGCCGCCAGCAGCCCGCCCAGCGTGGTGAGCGCCTCCTCCCGCCGCCCCTGGGCGGCCTGGGCGCGCGCCAGCAGGAAGCGGGCTCGCAGCAGCTCTGGGCGGGCCCGGGCCAGCGCGCCCAGGCGGGCCAGCGCCTGATCGCGCGCCCCCTCCGGCCGCAGCTCCACCCAGCCCTCGGCCAGCTCGGCCCAGGGGTCGCCGCCCGCGAGCCGCGCCAGGCCGGCCAGGCGCGCCACCTCGGCGGGATCGCCCGCCAGGGCGGCGGCCACGGCCCTGGCCCCGGCCGCCGGCGCCTCCCCGCCAGGCGCTGAGGCCAGGCGCTGGAGCTCGGCGGTGGCCTGCGCGGTCAGCGCGGCCGCCGCCTTGCGGCGCGGGGCCACCTCGGCGTCCAGCCG
This window contains:
- a CDS encoding arginine--tRNA ligase; this translates as MVRDRVMELVRAALARGAAEGRWPDAPVAFSVDAPRDPRHGDFALNAAMVLAKAAGQPPRQLAAAIVELLRAVDVGGDLTSLEIAGPGFINLRLAPDLWLRALERAVAEGPAYGRTAVGQGKKVIVEYVSANPTGPMHVGHGRNAVTGDGVQSLLRWAGFDVTREYYVNDYGAQVQTLARSVHLRYQEALGRQVVFPPKAYPGEYVKEIAAGLAAEQGDRWLDAPEAAWLDLFRDRAVEHVLGMIRGDLAAVDITFDRWSSEKALYQSGTVDRFVKDLEARDLVYVGKLPPPKSKKGAPPPPPQPEEDGVTVEDDLTLFRSSAYGDEVDRPVKKADGTPTYFCADIAYHWEKRQRAELLIDVLGADHGGYVPRLHAALQALGYARTDLHVVLIQMVNLTRGGEAVKMGKRAGNVVWLREVLDEVGRDATRFGFFTRRSDAPLDFDLDLMKQQTMDNPVYYVQYGHARLHAIFRKAAESSVALPAFDLGDARALDSPEEQDLIRRIAAFPDLLAGAALAFEPHRVAFYLQETIAAFHSWYTHGARTGEKVVGSDPVRTRARLFLCRALAQVLANGLAVLGVSAPERMDSQETGDITADA
- a CDS encoding cupin domain-containing protein, producing MSTFDQPKRVEKPWGYELWWAQSEKYVGKLLHVKAGFQLSLQYHVQKDETIHLASGQMVLVLQQDGRLVDHPWQPGQSFRVRPGTIHRMRAVTDCDVWEVSTPEVEDVVRVQDDYGR
- a CDS encoding FAD-dependent oxidoreductase, with amino-acid sequence MRYRVQNIPLWLEEDEALLVRRAAERLGVAAGALSEAQVVRRSLDARKKGRPRWLVNLEVTLAGPVRGAPADVVPAPPATPAPARVRPPAARPIILGAGPAGLFCAWGLLQRGVPSLVVDRGRQVSPRRRDVAALMRDGTLDPESNMNFGEGGAGAYTDGKLGTRIHHPAVRTVVELFARFGGVGRILAEGKPHVGSDLLPSAISAMVAELTAGGCEFLWGARAVDLELRQGRFTGLRLADGRTLDSDRLVLAPGNSARELFELFAERGWPLEAKPFAVGFRAEHPQPLIDRIQYGLSERPKTLPPADYKLADNPVVDGGARGVFSFCMCPGGVVVPTPTEAGMLCTNGMSNSHRSSPLANAGVVVAVSPADYAAEGFTGPLAGLAWQRKWERAAFALGGGGFRAPAQRLAAYLAGTPGAPPGRSSYRPGLTHADLSPLYPAAVRDALKAGLRAFDRRMRGYVTDEAVLIGIESRTSAPCRLLRGEDLVSPGLPGVYPCGEGAGYAGGIVSSAVDGLRVAEAIGAELGPA
- a CDS encoding SPOR domain-containing protein; protein product: MDGDNVKVRDRVELALDGRQIASVVVGALVLLGVVFVLGLNIGRQLAVKQLEATRGDALAALDEPPATPAGREDALTFHDRLTRDRVPPPEEPVQQAAPPAPAAVAVAAVAMAQPAPAAVEPAPAGPPAATAAAPAVASPASRPAARGAFAVQVVATPSKVEADRLAGKLKAWSPRVEAAEISGKGRLYRVRVGGAFTTKPEAERFLKGFTARSGAKGLVVASR
- a CDS encoding phosphoglycerate kinase, with translation MPIKTIDTLQLAGKRVFIRVDFNVPLDEQGRVTDDARIRAALPTIQFAMAAKAKVILASHLGRPKGKPEDKEKFTLEPAAVRLSELLSQDVILADDCVGDGVKKLVKDLKEGGVLLLENLRFHPEEEKNDEAFCKELASLCDVWVNDAFGTAHRAHASTAGMARFVKEKAAGFLIQKEVEYLGKALGNPKPPFVALVGGAKVSDKIKVLENLMAKASCICIGGAMAYTFLKAMEIPVGKSLVEADKLELARQIMDKAKARKVDLLLPVDHVCGAEPKESAQRVVVAERAIPDGLMGLDIGPRTLDVYRQRVLSAGTVFWNGPMGLFEQKPWSEGTFGIAQAMAKSPAITVVGGGDSAAAVEQAGLVDQMKHVSTGGGASLEFIEGKELPGVKACEE
- the gap gene encoding type I glyceraldehyde-3-phosphate dehydrogenase — protein: MARIAINGFGRIGRCVLRAAIKRAEKDLEFVSINDLTDTKTLAHLLKYDSVHGVLDAEVKATATGILVNGKEIQVTAIKNPAELPHAANKVDLVMECTGLFTAREKAETHLAAGAPRVLISAPATGPDITVAFGINHTSIDKAKHKIISNASCTTNCLTPVAKVLLENFGIKQGLMTTIHSYTNDQNLLDLPHKDLRRARAAALSMIPSSTGAAKAVAEVIPALKGKLNGCAVRVPTPNVSLVDLTVQLEKATTVEAINAAFKAAAAGPLKGVLLYSEEPTVSIDYNGNPHSSIFDATNTAVIGDGTLAKVFAWYDNEWGFSNRMLDVAKYLL
- a CDS encoding C40 family peptidase, whose translation is MAPHRKLLVVAALAAGCATGAPRPAATHLPPPARESRAGTLQRGAGPVAVSPPPGPPPRGGRDAAVQRALDSARSLVGRRDIVVDGVRFGDGCAALVRAAYQQAGRPLPAGVDDVAALHALARREKALRKGKPAPGDLVFLADRPGGAPEHVGIVERVTEGGTATVFHRTGRGVVRLRVNAGQPWKARGDDGKILNDVLVVGGGRVPVGRLLVAFASLL